A part of Aegilops tauschii subsp. strangulata cultivar AL8/78 chromosome 2, Aet v6.0, whole genome shotgun sequence genomic DNA contains:
- the LOC109759231 gene encoding large ribosomal subunit protein eL14z, which yields MPFKRFVEIGRVALVNYGKDYGRLVVIVDVVDQNRALVDAPDMVRCQMNFKRLSLTDIKIDIKRIPKKATLIKAMEEADVKTKWENSSWGKKLIVQKKRAALNDFDRFKVMLAKIKRGGAIRQELAKLKKEVAAA from the exons ATG CCGTTCAAGAGGTTTGTGGAGATCGGGCGGGTCGCCCTGGTGAACTACGGCAAGGACTACGGCCGTCTCGTCGTCATCGTCGACGTTGTTGACCAGAACAGG gcacttgttgatgcTCCGGACATGGTCCGCTGCCAGATGAACTTCAAGCGGCTCTCTCTGACCGACATCAAGATTGACATCAAGCGGATCCCTAAGAAGGCAACTTTGATCAAAGCTATGGAGGAAGCTG ATGTGAAGACCAAGTGGGAAAACAGCTCATGGGGCAAGAAGCTGATTGTCCAGAAGAAGAGGGCTGCGCTCAATGACTTCGACAGGTTCAAGGTCATGCTTGCCAAGATCAAG AGGGGAGGAGCTATCAGGCAGGAGCTAGCGAAGCTTAAGAAGGAGGTTGCTGCTGCTTAG